In a genomic window of Taylorella equigenitalis ATCC 35865:
- a CDS encoding type VI secretion system accessory protein TagJ, with the protein MNTAGIFKTNSIDEVIEQTKDKVRKNPDSADLRANLFQLLALKGDWTRAVDSLKLSAEMNSQAQPVAMLYVAAVNAEVDRQNVFQGNGRPAIFGDADEWMGYLIASIEEKDPSKSEELLDKAMELAPEVSGTIKTRNGEEVNFEWLADGDSRLGPMLEFLNNGQYGWVPFNEIESLRIIEPSGISDLIWSQAELVLTNGRSIVGMVPNRYPGDYASLDDKFNLGHRTEWVPLFESEESEYYKGVGQKTYISDLGDHPILEIESIKFNPVLTQDDAES; encoded by the coding sequence ATGAACACAGCTGGTATTTTTAAAACAAATTCTATTGATGAAGTTATTGAGCAAACCAAGGATAAAGTTCGTAAGAATCCAGACAGTGCGGATTTGCGTGCAAATTTATTTCAGCTTTTAGCACTTAAAGGGGATTGGACTAGAGCTGTTGATTCTCTGAAACTAAGTGCTGAGATGAATTCGCAAGCACAACCCGTTGCCATGCTTTATGTAGCCGCTGTTAATGCTGAGGTTGACAGGCAAAACGTCTTCCAGGGTAATGGCAGACCTGCTATTTTTGGTGATGCTGACGAGTGGATGGGGTATCTAATTGCCTCTATTGAGGAAAAGGATCCATCTAAATCTGAAGAATTGTTAGATAAAGCTATGGAACTTGCTCCTGAAGTATCAGGAACTATTAAGACTAGAAACGGTGAAGAAGTTAATTTTGAATGGCTAGCAGACGGAGATAGCCGCCTAGGTCCTATGTTGGAATTTCTAAATAATGGTCAATATGGTTGGGTACCATTTAATGAAATCGAATCGCTTCGTATCATTGAACCTTCAGGTATCTCTGATTTAATATGGTCTCAGGCTGAATTAGTTCTTACTAACGGAAGATCTATAGTAGGCATGGTGCCTAATCGTTATCCTGGTGATTATGCTTCACTAGATGATAAATTCAATCTAGGACATCGTACAGAGTGGGTACCACTTTTTGAATCAGAAGAATCAGAATACTATAAAGGTGTAGGTCAAAAGACATACATTTCTGATTTGGGCGATCACCCAATTTTAGAAATTGAATCTATTAAATTTAATCCAGTTTTAACTCAGGATGATGCGGAAAGCTGA
- the tssE gene encoding type VI secretion system baseplate subunit TssE, which produces MITAHQKRKLDSISRKSDQDYKDKLQPVLLDKLTDEHPERRKELREAATVINFEQLKKSVLRDLGWLLNTVNLESIESLDGYNHVKSSTINFGVFPVAGQKMSEINHIEIQNQVRNAIINFEPRILPNDLEVICELEESDLEHYNVLSLIIKGRLWCNPHPMEFFLRTSVDLESGHMEIKDEGRGSL; this is translated from the coding sequence ATGATTACAGCTCATCAAAAAAGAAAACTCGATAGCATCTCTAGAAAAAGCGATCAGGATTACAAAGATAAACTTCAGCCTGTATTGCTTGATAAACTTACTGACGAGCATCCAGAAAGACGAAAAGAACTCAGGGAAGCTGCTACAGTTATTAATTTTGAACAACTAAAAAAGTCCGTACTTAGAGATTTAGGTTGGTTGCTAAACACTGTTAATTTAGAATCTATTGAGTCTTTGGACGGATATAATCACGTTAAAAGTTCAACTATAAATTTTGGCGTTTTCCCTGTAGCTGGTCAGAAAATGTCAGAAATCAATCATATTGAAATTCAGAATCAAGTAAGAAACGCAATAATTAATTTTGAGCCTAGAATTTTACCTAATGATCTTGAAGTTATCTGTGAATTAGAAGAGTCAGATTTAGAACACTACAACGTGTTGTCTCTTATAATCAAGGGCAGATTATGGTGTAACCCTCATCCTATGGAGTTTTTTCTACGTACCTCAGTTGACTTAGAGTCAGGTCACATGGAGATTAAGGACGAAGGTAGAGGATCCTTATAA
- a CDS encoding DUF3540 domain-containing protein has translation MPQSLDQQKEVFIDTLLQKSDELNALLSRQARGQEDGSSSFTRGTITNFLGGGLCEVQLTNQETIQAQKAAFCHHTLAIGDKVLIDFDQEDGHFILGVLKAVQNRKLTLDFTNVETIKSHELQFTGQRLRFEAHDMWLAANNHLNLNTNNVEIVSVTYDLKASDIRSTSKNYDIKAQSIRQNFQQSRKVVQGVDRVDARSIQYTADISANLQSKKNVTLGTGTITLDGKLTVVS, from the coding sequence GTGCCTCAATCTCTAGACCAACAAAAAGAAGTTTTTATAGATACGTTGCTCCAAAAAAGCGATGAACTTAATGCATTGCTTTCACGGCAGGCTAGGGGACAGGAGGATGGTTCTTCTAGCTTTACACGAGGCACTATTACTAACTTTCTAGGTGGTGGCCTATGCGAAGTTCAGCTTACAAACCAAGAGACTATCCAAGCACAAAAAGCAGCCTTTTGCCATCATACACTTGCTATCGGGGATAAGGTTCTAATCGATTTTGATCAAGAAGATGGGCATTTTATATTAGGCGTATTGAAAGCAGTTCAAAATCGTAAACTGACACTTGATTTTACAAACGTTGAGACCATTAAATCGCATGAATTGCAATTTACTGGTCAGCGATTACGCTTTGAAGCACACGATATGTGGCTTGCGGCTAATAATCATTTAAACCTAAATACAAATAATGTTGAAATCGTGTCTGTGACTTACGATTTAAAAGCTTCAGATATCAGAAGCACTTCAAAAAATTATGATATTAAGGCACAGTCCATAAGACAAAACTTCCAGCAGTCTCGAAAAGTTGTGCAGGGCGTGGACCGTGTGGATGCTAGAAGTATCCAGTATACAGCTGATATATCTGCAAATCTTCAGAGCAAGAAGAATGTCACGCTTGGAACAGGAACTATTACCCTAGACGGTAAACTGACTGTTGTAAGTTGA
- the tssF gene encoding type VI secretion system baseplate subunit TssF translates to MENDFIEYYNRELAYIREMGREFAEQYPKVASRLGMEGIQVPDPYVERLMEGFSFLTARIHKKMDAEFPQFTQNLLEVLYPHYVSPTPAIGIIDFDVNSKKGDLVKGYTLPKGTVFRARTGGKECRFSTGSEVTFHPLVIEEAEVTSSMSDLPPKLLKSFRGNKQIRSALRVQIKVVGGSNIADLKNFNKLNFFLNGEEVYTHKLLEMLMAHTIGIVVHDHERPVRWTKFLDVKNLKHEGFETNQSLLPTDSRVFQGYRLLHEYFAFPYKYLYVSLSGIQQAITLPEELQKQKIKSFEVTFLFDKIAHDLEGVITAENLRLHSVPVINLFPMLANRINILPNAHEYHVVVDKAKPLDYEIYSLTKVTVNAPGAKETKEFRPFFDVYGAEGQTIHQFYSVRREARKASLSANQISRRTGYRGSEIFISIVDVDNPPYDNHTVFGLNIETMSTNRDLPYIFNSGGDVDFRFNVSVPVDRISFIKKPTRTRAPIGREAYSWRLINHLNLNYLNLLDSNEESGAEAVRELLHIYSDLGDPMLARQIQGIRSIKLEPIYRRMPVRGSIVFGRGVSIKVLVDENEFAGISPYLFGSILDQFFSRHVSINMLTELELSSLQSGLIATWKPRLGGRPTV, encoded by the coding sequence ATGGAAAACGATTTTATTGAGTACTACAATCGCGAGTTAGCTTATATTCGCGAAATGGGACGAGAATTTGCTGAGCAATATCCAAAAGTTGCTAGTCGTTTGGGTATGGAGGGCATACAAGTTCCCGACCCTTATGTTGAGCGTCTTATGGAGGGCTTTAGCTTTTTAACAGCCCGTATCCATAAAAAAATGGATGCCGAGTTTCCTCAATTTACACAGAATTTGCTAGAAGTTCTGTACCCACACTACGTATCACCTACACCTGCAATCGGAATAATCGACTTCGATGTTAATTCTAAAAAGGGGGACCTAGTAAAAGGGTATACATTGCCAAAAGGTACAGTTTTCAGAGCTAGGACTGGTGGCAAAGAGTGCCGATTTTCTACTGGAAGTGAGGTTACATTTCACCCATTAGTAATTGAAGAAGCTGAAGTTACATCCTCTATGAGCGACCTACCTCCTAAACTTTTAAAAAGTTTTAGAGGAAACAAGCAAATTAGAAGTGCACTTAGAGTTCAAATCAAAGTCGTAGGCGGAAGTAATATTGCAGATTTGAAAAACTTCAATAAGTTGAATTTTTTTCTTAATGGCGAAGAGGTTTATACTCACAAACTCCTTGAGATGCTTATGGCTCACACTATCGGCATAGTTGTGCACGATCATGAGAGACCAGTTAGATGGACAAAATTTCTTGATGTAAAAAATCTCAAGCATGAGGGGTTTGAGACGAATCAATCATTATTGCCAACTGATAGCAGGGTTTTTCAGGGATACAGACTACTTCATGAATATTTTGCATTTCCGTACAAGTATTTATATGTAAGTTTAAGTGGGATACAGCAAGCAATAACATTGCCAGAGGAACTGCAAAAGCAAAAGATCAAGTCTTTTGAGGTCACTTTCCTGTTCGATAAAATTGCACATGACCTTGAGGGTGTAATTACAGCTGAAAACTTGCGTCTACATAGTGTTCCAGTTATTAATTTGTTTCCTATGTTGGCTAATAGGATAAATATCCTCCCGAATGCTCATGAGTATCATGTAGTCGTGGATAAGGCTAAACCTCTTGATTATGAAATCTACTCGCTGACTAAGGTTACGGTAAATGCTCCTGGAGCTAAAGAGACTAAGGAATTTCGACCATTTTTTGATGTTTATGGAGCTGAAGGTCAAACTATCCATCAGTTTTATTCTGTTAGGCGTGAAGCACGTAAAGCATCTCTTAGTGCTAATCAAATTAGCAGAAGAACTGGTTATCGAGGAAGTGAAATCTTTATTTCAATCGTAGATGTCGATAATCCTCCTTACGACAATCATACAGTATTTGGACTTAATATTGAGACGATGTCCACGAATAGGGACTTGCCATATATTTTTAACAGTGGTGGAGATGTTGATTTTAGATTTAATGTTTCTGTTCCGGTAGATAGGATAAGTTTTATAAAAAAACCAACTCGTACAAGGGCTCCAATAGGCAGAGAAGCTTATTCGTGGCGGTTGATCAATCACTTAAATTTAAATTACCTTAATTTGTTAGACTCTAATGAGGAATCTGGTGCGGAGGCGGTTAGAGAATTATTGCATATTTACTCTGACCTTGGAGATCCGATGTTAGCTAGACAAATTCAGGGGATTAGAAGCATTAAACTTGAGCCTATTTATAGACGTATGCCTGTCAGAGGTTCTATAGTATTTGGTCGTGGAGTTAGTATTAAAGTATTGGTCGATGAAAATGAATTTGCAGGTATTAGTCCTTATTTATTTGGATCAATTTTAGACCAATTCTTTTCTCGTCACGTTTCTATTAATATGCTCACAGAGCTTGAATTGTCATCTTTGCAGTCAGGATTGATAGCTACTTGGAAACCTAGACTTGGTGGTAGGCCCACAGTGTAA